One window of Parambassis ranga chromosome 3, fParRan2.1, whole genome shotgun sequence genomic DNA carries:
- the LOC114433182 gene encoding ferritin, heavy subunit — protein sequence MTSQVRQNFHQDCEAAINRQINLELYASYVYMSMAYFFDRDDQALHNFAKFFRNQSQEEREHAEKLMKLQNQRGGRIFLQDIKKPDRDEWGSGVEALECALQLEKSVNQSLLDLHKLCSDHNDPHLCDFVETHYLDEQVKSIKELADWVTNLRRMGAPQNGMAEYLFDKHTLGKESS from the exons ATGACTTCCCAGGTAAGACAGAACTTCCACCAGGACTGTGAGGCTGCAATCAACAGGCAGATCAAcctggagctgtatgcctcctATGTCTACATGTCCATG GCATACTTCTTTGACCGGGATGACCAAGCATTGCACAACTTTGCCAAGTTCTTCCGTAATCAGTCACAGGAGGAGCGCGAGCATGCTGAGAAGCTAATGAAACTGCAGAACCAGAGGGGGGGAAGGATCTTCCTGCAAGACATCAAG AAGCCCGACAGGGATGAGTGGGGCAGTGGCGTTGAGGCACTTGAATGTGCCTTGCAGCTTGAAAAGAGTGTGAACCAGTCCCTACTGGATTTGCACAAGCTCTGCTCTGATCACAATGATCCACAT CTTTGTGACTTTGTTGAGACGCACTACCTTGACGAGCAGGTGAAATCCATCAAGGAGCTGGCAGACTGGGTGACCAACCTGCGCCGCATGGGAGCTCCTCAGAATGGCATGGCCGAGTACCTGTTTGACAAACATACTCTCGGCAAAGAAAGCAGCTAA